The Bacteroides ovatus genomic interval CGTGCCTGAATATCGGGATTGGAAATGTAGTCGATACCCGATACCCCGACCACGCGCCCCGTTTCGCCGATCGCGTCAAGCATGGCGATATGGGTCGAAGACATGCAGACGATGCGTCCGGCATTCCCGTTGAGTACCTGACCGGTGAAATCTTCGGGAGCGGCTTCGCCGTCACGGGCGATGAACAGGCACGTGGTAATGCTGTCGGCTCCCTGCCAAGGGTTCGTGACGGTAACCAATACGCTCTTTCTGCTGTCAGCACCTTTTATGTTAAACCCCGAAGCGTATTCAGGTGTATAGGCCGTTCGGTTGAAATCGGCAAGTTTGGAACTCTTATCATGGCAGCCTGTGAATGTCAGTACAAGCAGCAATATCAGGCTCAGATTTTTCAATGCTTTCATATTGTTACAAATTTGTATTTACGGATTTCTTCTTATTTTTTCCGAACTTCGGGGTGATGCCGATGAACAGTTCGAAGTTGATACCGGGCATGGGGCGCGAGAGCACCGAAAGGTAGTCCTCGTTGAAGAGATTATTGACTGCAAATTTCAATTGAACGTCCACCGGTTTGAAAAACAGGTTTTTCTCCAAGGAGACGTTGCTCATGAAATATTCGGGCAGGTGTCCTGTCAGCGTGTAGTCGTTGCTTGACATGGTGAAACGCTCCGAGTAGAACGCCCACTTGTAAAGGAACGCCCACGACCGCCACGACAACCGTCCTGTCAGCGAGGCGGAATGCTCCGGCACGTAGGGCAGCTGTTTGCCCACCGACTGGTCAGCAGGTGACATTTTCTCGCCCTCGTTGATAGAGGGTGTCCACGAATAAGAGCCGTTCAGGTCGATGAGCCAATCCTTTGCCGGCTGCACGGCCAGGTTCGCTTTGACCTCGATGCCGTAGGCGTGTACCTTCTTCACGTTGCGGGGCGAAAAGAATCCTTTGGTGGTGGGCAGCCAGATAATCCAGTCGTCGATGTAGGAATCGAACCAGTTCACGCCGCCGTTCAACTTATAGGCATTTTCTTTGCCGACCTCGAAACTTACACCTGCATCGTAGCTGAAACCATGCTCGTTTCTCAGATTGGGATTGCCACCGGGCAGGAAATAGAGGTCATTCAGCGTCGGGAAACGGTAATTGCGTGAAACAGAAGCTTTGAGCATCACATTCCCTTTCGGAGAAATGATGCCGTCAATAAAAAAAGCCGGTATAAGTGGAGCCCACTCGGAACCGTACATTTCTTCTCGCAACACAACCGACATGCCAAGCCGGTCTATCGGTTGCCACTTGGCAGATACGGAGCCGGAAAGTTCCACGCGTCCTTTGTCATAGCCCACGATGGCCTTGCCTCCGTCCTGCAAAATGATATTCTTGTCCTCACTGCGTACCAAATGCTGGTGAGCCGATACGTTAGCGGTGAAAAACCAACGTTTTGTTGGACTGTATTCACCTTCAGCCTGCCCGTAGAACGTATTTACCTTGCTGCGCGAACGGGTCATCGACGCCCAGTTATCAGGTGCGACCTCACGCTTGTAGTCGTAGGCCATCCATGTGTGTATGTAACCGCCTTTCACGCCAAGTTTCCAATTGCTTTTGATATGATCCCACGAAAGGACACTGCGGAAAGTCTGTTCCCGCTGGCGGTTCTCGAAGTCGGTTGCATCTCCGTAGTCGGTCGTCAACATCGGAAGTTCCCGGTTGGAGTTGATATACCATGCGTTCAGGCCTAATTTGTCGCCTTTGTGGGTGTTGTAATAGACTTCTTGAAGCAGGTGCAGGTCCTTGAACGCACCGCTTCGGTTGCGCTCTACGGGGTGATACTGCCCGATGATGTTCTTGTCCTCGTCGTAGATATTTATCTTCTTGTCGTGGTTGGTGTACTTGTAATCGTTAGGCGAGGAAGAATAGACCGCACGGGTAGAGCCGTGCCACCGCTTGCTTCCGTAGGTGAAGCGAGCGAACTCGTCGAAGGTCTTGAACGAGCCGATGCCCTGCACGTACTGGGCGTTGAACCCTTCGGCGACTTCGGGAGCCGTGCCGAGCTTGACTAAACCGCCCAGTCCGCCGCCCGTTTCGTTCACCGACGAAGTGCCGTGCAGCAGCGACGCTTGGTCGATGAAGTAGGACGGGATAGTAGAAAAGTCGGTCATGCCGAGCATGGGGTTGTTGATGCGCATCCCGTTCCACGTCACCTGCGTATGGCTGGGCGACGTGCCGCGGAAGGCAACGGTCGAGAGCGTGGCGCGGCCGTAGCTTTTGACAAACACGGACGAGTTGAATGTCAGGATGTCCGCCATTGAGAGGGCGATGTTCTCTTTCAGTGCGAGTGAATCGAACTTCGTCTTCTGCACGCCGATTTCTTTCATCGGCCGATGTCCGATGACCGTGACTTCCGGTATGGTGAGATGCCAGCCTGACCGCTTTTTGCTTTCCGTCTGCTGCGCAAAAAGTGCCGTGGGGAGACATGCCGCCAAAGCGAATAACAGATATAGTCTTTTCATATTGCCTCCTTTCTTATTTCCAACAAAATGCACCAGGGATAATCCCAACATAAAATTCATCAATCAGTTCGCCGTCAAGTGAGTAGCGGTATATCATGCCCTGCTGTTGGTAGTCGATGGCATCAGCGATGTACACCTCCCCGTTAGCGGGGTTCACCGTCAAGCCGTAATAAATCGTACCGCTGTATTCGAGGAACGGGCGCACCGGCACACGGCTCGCCGTCACGTCCATGCACCAGATGTCTTTGTTAATCCAGTAGAGTTTGTCCCTGTCGCCGTTGAGCTGCACCTCCGAGGGCCAGTCGCCCAACTTGAACTTGAACTGCTTCTCCACAGTGAAGGTCTCGGCGTCGATGCGGTAGAGCGAGGGGGCTTCGTAACCGTAGGGGCTGCCCTCGTAGCCGCCGTCGGTAATCGTCCACATCTTGTTATACTTGTCCATGACCAACGATGTGGGCTGGATGCCGATTTTCAGTTCATCGACAACTTGGTCGGTCTCGGTGTCGATTTTGATGATACGGTTCTGGTAACTCCAACAGTTGCAATAGACGTATTTGCCGTACTGCACCATCTGCTCCGTCGAGCCGCTTTCCATCGTCATGTCCGGCACTTGGATATGCCCGGTGATTTCATACGTTCGCGGATTTATAATGAAGATGCGGTTGTCCCACAGTTGGGTGACATAGGCTTTCTCGTCGCTCAGGAAATGGATATAGCGCGGGGAGGTCAGATTCTCGATGCGTCCCACCTCCTTGAAGGTGTTCAGGTCGATGGCGAAAATCACGTGGGAGTTGTTCACCACGACCCAGCCCTTGTTGTCGTAGATGGTCATCGACTGTGCCACGTCGCCGAGCTTCATGCCGTTGGCACGGAAGAAGACCTCGTTCTGCACCTGTTTGGTCTCTGGGTCGTAGTAGCTCAGCGAGGCGTTGCCGTACTGGAAGTTGCCCTCGTTGGTAATGAACAGTCCGGCTCCCGTGGCGTTGAAATCCTCCACGGCATCGCCGTAGTCCCACTTCATGCAGGCGGTTAAGGATAGTGTCGCTCCGACAACTACGCTCCATAGCAGATATTTCAATTGGTGATGGGTCATACCGTTGTTTTTATAGTTAATCCCCGGTAGTCTTACCTTACGGCAAGCATACCGAGGATTGGCAGAAAATTTATTGTTTGGTTATCTATTCAGCGGGCTTGTACTTCCCGTCTATCATGTCTTGGTAGGTGGGGTTGTATTTGCAGCCACTTACAATCCAATTTGGTTCAGTAATTTGATTATCCTTGATAAAAGGCTCAAATATAGAAAAATCAGAAAAAGAAGTAAGCTTAACGAAATTCACTCCTGATAAACTTTTAAGCTTCGGCATATCAAAAGATGTTAATTTGGAAGCATCATCTGCACTTAAAGATCCAGCTATAGAGACTAATTCAGGGCATGAGAAAGCGGAAAATCCATGAATCGTTATTCCCGCTCCTCCAACTTTTTCAAGCACAGGAAAAAGCTCATAAGTGGTTGTAGAACGGATATCTAATCCTCCATATGGAAGGTCGTTGGTTGACCACTTACCTTCTTTTGCATATGATGGATTTGAATTGCAACAAATCGATTTTAAATTACTAAAATTATGAACCATTTTAGGAGTATTAAGTGCCCCCTCCATAAAAAATTGACCGCCAATTTTTTCAAGTTTTGAAAATTCTAAGTTTGATGCCATCATATTAATTTTGAGATGCATATAGCCGTCAACAAATTTGAGATTATTTGCAACGATGCCAGATTTCATCCCTGCACCAAAATAAAAGTCGCCGTGTACCTCTTCAATTGGAAGGGTAAAAACTTTTTTGTCTGGTGTTATGTATGATAAATTCTTTACCTTTTTAAAATTGAAATCAACATAGTTATTCGCCCAGGCATCAATATAAATAGAAACATTCGAAAGATCATCTTTCGTTATAAGTTTTTGTAGTTTCTTACATTCCGAGATGCGTATAATGGATTCCTCTGAATCTTCATTAGAAAAAACAGCATCACTAATGTCTATAGGAGAAGAACAACTTATTAGCTTCTCTAATTTTAACGATCCTATTCTTTTTAAGTTTTTAAGATTTGATAATGATGAAAGTTCATAGAAATAACAAATTGAAAGAAGGCCTGTTACGGTTGCCAGATTCGACATTTCATCAAGATTAGTAAGAGAAACATTTCCTGTAGTGGAAAACAAATCTCCTTGAATATAGTTCGAAATAATAAAACAATCTCCATTAACAACAGAAAGTTTGGGCATTGATAATTTTTCAAACTCGATAGGCAAAGATGAAAAATTAATACTTCCTGTTTCAATAAGCTCAGGGAAAGAGATAGATTTTAAAGTCGAAATCTCATTAATGCTTAACGAATTTTTAACAGTCTGTACTTTGGGAAATACCAATGTGCTAATTGCACCTTTACCCATACCGAAAATGTTTAATGCCCCTCCGACGTTTATCAGTTCGGGTATTTGAAGCGTTGTCAATGTGGACGAACTGATAACAAAATCACCCTCAATAGCTTTTAGCAGATCAAACTGAACGAATTTTACACCATTGTTGTACACATGGATATTGCCCGTTACCTCGTTCAATTTGGTCATGGAGACCATCTCCAGCGTTTCGTTCGCAGCCGGGTTTTCCTCCGAACCAATCGACAAACCGCCGATTTTGGTAATGTTGTCCAAACCGGTCAGCGTTCCACCGGTATAGCTGTTCTTTATTGTGATGGTTCCTTCGACTTCTTTAATAATACTAAGTCCAGAAATATCACTGATATTTTCTGCATTTTCTGCGTCCGAACCAATAATAAGATTACCTTTTATGATTGTAACGCCAGATTCAATAAAAGCAGCTACTTCTGAGTTTTTTTTCAGTTCTACATCACCCTCACTTCTTATCTCATCCTTCACAACAACATAAGTATAGTCATTGGTAGCTCCATTAAAAGAAGTAACACGGAAAGTACGTTCAGTGTTCCAATCAGTTATGGATGTTGGATCAGGGAATATCTTTGCAGAAGGTGTGTAAATGAAAGATGCCTTTGCTCCATCAAGAGAAACTGTGTATGGTACAGTCATCGTAATTGTGTTGTTCTCAATGACAGCATCATATGTCTTATCATTCACACTCAGTACCACGGATGTGATGAAATTATCATCAGCATCAACTGGAATTTCGTTCTTATCGGAACAGCCGACAGCCAAAATACCGAAGAAAAGGCCGAACAGCAAGTTAAAATTGATTGGTTTCATTTGTAATATGTTATTATTGTTTTTTACTTTATGTTTAAATCTTGGAACGAAAATACTTCGGTAGAGATTTCTCCTAAAACGCCGCTTTTAGCCAAGGCTCCATTCTGAACTTTTATGAAGTCGATGTATTGGAGATTTACCGGAGAGCCGTCGTGATACATGGCATTAGATATTTTGAATCCGTTTTTCTGTCCAGAACCGTCATACGAATCACCAGCCAACATATCGGAACCGCAATTATCCACATACCCCCAGTCATAAGGAGAGTTACTCCAGTAACCTGTGGATGGACTTTGTGAATTGCGTGGCAATAGTCGAGTACCGTACAAAGTGTAGGAGTCGGCCGTAATCCACAACGGATAATAGTAAGGTTGCGTGTGGTAGGCATTGAAATCGACCCAGCCAGTGTTTCCCAAATTGTCAATCCAATAAGTGTGTGAACCATCCGAGGCCGGTCGGAAATAGGTCACCTCATAATCTTGAATGGTGGTGGGTTTCCCTGTTTCGCTGCCCCGCAGTTCGTACCACTCATCATCGGGAAGTCCATTGCCGTTGACATCCTGCATCACCCACACTATCCCCGGTTCATTGGAAGAATCAAAGGCATTGCCCTGAATAGCAAAATCATATCCACCCTTATTCTGAATGCTGTGGTCAAACCCTACTATGATGTAACCGCCAAAGGAGCCGAGAGATACATAACTTTGCTTGGCAATACGCTTGGAAGCATATTCGACGGCCGCTTCTCGGGTCGATTCGCTACCGGTAAAACCACCAGTATTGGTTTCGTTGATGAATTGTCCGGGAGCCGGCGTATATTCATACACTCTGTTGGAATAGGCCGAACTCGCACCTGAAGCAGCACGATATCCGGAAGATTCCGACCCGTTCACGCAAACTACGGTGACGGCGGATTCCACGGATATGCTATTTTGCATTTCGGTGACAGAGACGGTTATCCGGTATTCTCCGGCGGACGAAGGGGTGAACTTATACACCCGACCGGTTTCACCTTCCACGGGCTTACCGTCTATGCTCCAGCGGTATTGCGGATTCTCGAAATAGTCCAGCAATGGACGCAAGAACACTGGTCGCCCGGCAAACGTATAGCGTGTGGAAACAGACTGCTCATAAGACGGGGCAGGGAAAACAACCTCATAAGGCATATTCTCGACCACCTCTATCTCCAACTCTTTCTTGGTTTCACCATCCTCGTTGGATGCTGTTATGGTAATCGGAAAAACTCCCACCTGATTTTCCTTAAACGTATAGGTCGTATCGGTGGATACCACAACCCCTGCACGTACCCATTCCACCTTGAAACCGGCAAGGTCGCGATGGGCAATCACGGCAGTCAGGGTATTCTCTATGCCTTTTTGTACTTTCAATCCTTTGGCCGGCACATACAGATTGATGGCCGGGGGCAACAAATCCCTCACTTCCACTTTCACCTCTTCTTCGGCATGACCGTTTTCGTTGTCCACCCGCAGCGTAATAAAGACCTCCCCCGATTCATCCCACGTGTATTTCAGGGTCGGGTCTGTGGAAATCAGTTTCCCCTCTATGGTCCAGGCAAACAAGGCATGGTCTGCGTACCGGTAAGTCGGTGCGATGACCAGTTCCCGGCCAATCTTGACTGCATAGATACCGTCTTCACTATCGAGTTCAATCACTGGGGCTTGTCCGGATTCTGCAACGACAACCTCATCCCGATTGCAGGATATGAATAATACAGCGAGTGTAAAAAAAAATAAATTTTTGATTACCATGAATACAAGCTGGTTAGATTAAAAGACAACCACCACTTCCAAGTTTAAATTTCCTTGAAAGGGGTGGTTATAAAATTAGTTTTCAAAAACAATATCATCAATACAGAGGTATGCAGGGGTATTTAAGCCATACTCTCCTGTGTCGGAACCTGAAAAGTTAAATTTCACAAATCCTACTCCAGCTTGATTAATAGGCCAATATGTCCATGTAGTAACGGGATTTTCGTTCTTCCCATTTCTATAATCGGCTAATACCTTGGTGTATGTAGCTAACTTATTACCAGCAAAATCATAACATTCAAGTTCAACTTGGAAATACCCAATATGGTTTCCGCCTGCATCGACTTGTGCTGACAGCGGAGTAGCTACACCGGATGCGCCGAATTTATTACCATGCATGATTACACCATAGGTATATGATGAATTACAGAACCATAAACCTTTTAGAGTATATTCGCCTGTTAAATAGAATTCGGGTTGAGCCATCCATTCGGTATTATATTCATCAGAATAACCATAAACAACAGCAAAATTATTTCCGCTATGACCTGCACCTTCGTTAGAGCCATTAACAGAAGTCGTATCATAAACACTCATTTGATTGTTATAGGAATACCACCAATCACTCGGTATGGTATCACCGGTAATCGTAATTCCTTCGGCAGAAGATGGATTGGTACGGTAATTCCATTTAGACAATGCTAATCCACCACAAGAGAAATTGTTGAATGTTCCATAATTATTAGTCACAGTGTTAATCTCAGACATGAACACTCCATCTGGATCAGCAATTTCTTTTACTTGGGTATACGAACCCACATTTCCATAATAATTAGCACCGTAGGAAGTTGTCATAGCCATCATCGAAGAGGCAAAATCATCAAACGTGATGGTAGTCGTTCCATCGGGGTTAGGTGTTGCGCGGGTTTGAATCGCACTTTCTTCATACGGAGTAAGGAAGTCATCGTCGGACGAACATCCGGTGAACACTGTGGCGGCCATTGCTACAACGGCCATTGCCATAAACCTAAAATTCTTTTTCATAACTCAAGTATTAAAAGTTAAACAAAAAGTTTAATTACACATTCGTTTTCCTTGCGATAGATTTGCAACGAATGAGAAACCGGTTATCAAAAAGAATACAGGTGGTCTTTGGATGAGCCTCTGTTCATTTTGATCTAATGCCAATTATCCCGTGGTCACTAAATCATATCTTATCAAGCAGGTCTTCTGGCTCATCCCGCTTATCGCGCCTTCCCAGCTTTCACCAGTGGCAAAGAGTGCGATAAACTTTAATAGGACTTACAGCTGCGAGTACAGCTCCGGATTTTCACCGGGATTCCCTTTTAATTCCAATCGACACTTCGATAGGAAACTTAACTGGTGCAAAGTTAAGAGTTATTTTTTATATAATTTCTTTTTTCTCCATTTTTTTCTGATAACAGCTTTTATGAATATAAAAATGTACTCTTTCTACCATTTTTTAGTTGCGAATAACGATATGCCATTGCCCAATCATTTATTTTTTAATTCGTCTTCTCCCCTTATGTCGGCAATTCCTGTCGGGTGATTTTTATGCAAAGGTACAGCGTTCGGTCAATTGCCAAGAGCCGCAAATGCTAACGTTTTGCGAATTTTACAGCAGCCTTCCGCAAATCGCAGATTGGGGTATTCCGTAAAATCCGCCCGCCGTTCACTTGTCTTATTTGCCTCGATCCGTCTGTCAGTCCTGCATAAAAATCATTCCCCAACGAGAAGCCGAAAGAGCTTCAAGAAGAGGGAAATAAAAAGTTTAACAAATTAAAATTTACAATTATGCACAGCAGGATTTTTCAAATTTCAACGGAGCCGATAGACAAAGAAAACTATCTGAATGAGGACACACTCCAGCAAGGAGACGGGAGCTTCTATGACTATTGTTCAGAAATAGACGAGGAAAACCGTAAAGAGGATATTGCCAATTTGGTCAATTATGCCTTACCCAACGGAATGTTCGAGCTTATATCCGATGACACCATGCGCTATAATGGTGGCATAGAGCAATGGAAAGAGGAGTATGTCGCCAATATCAAAAAGAGAGCGGATGCTCTTACGGCAGATAATATGTTGGAATGGGGGTCGACCTATTATCTCAAACAGGCAGTGGAAAATCCGTTGGATGTCGCCTATCATTTCTATTTGGATGGCGACGGCTGCCAATCTTTTGCCGAACAGTCCTTTGCGTTTATGGAGTTTGTTTGTAGGCTTGAACCGGGAACGATACTCTACATCGGAGGAGTTGTTGATTACCACTTCTGATGTTTGTCCGAAACATTGGCAACCACCCGCTTTTGAGGCGGGTGGTTACTCTCTTTTTTGCACAGGCTCACCGGTTACTTTTATAAATATGCTCTGCAGAGCTTCCGCCACCGGTTTCACTGCCGGTATATTCCTTTTTTAAGGGTATAATCCCTTCACTACCCCGACATACGCCACAGGCTTGTTTTCGTGTGCAAAGGTACGGTGGACGAACATGGTTCAAGTACCGCTATCGCTACCTGAAATAAAATTTGATGACAACTTTCCGTAATCGGAGATAACGGTATTTCATAAAATTTCATCGCAGGTTCCTTGTCCGTCGTTCTTGTATCCCCCGTTTGGAACGCACATGAAAACAACCCTTTTGGGCGAAGTCAGAAGACTTCAAGAAAAGGGAAATAAAAAATCAATAAATCAAAAGACAATGAGCAAGTACGATTTCATCAAGCAAGGCAACCTCCTTTATTGGCACACTGCCGATAACGATGTAGAATGTCGAATTATCTCAACTCCCGAAAAAGTGGATAGCGACAGTATTATTTTAATCGCAACAGGTTCTTCAGAGATTGAAGTCTTGGCATCGGAGCTATCACCTATTGGCTCATCGAGAAGCCACAAAGAGGAATTTTTGCGCTGGAAAAAAGAGCGTGAAGCCGAGGGCATGGAGTTTTTCAACCGTCTTTCCGAAGTCATGGAAACAGACAATGATTTGGCTGTAGGCGATATGGTGGCGTTTACTAACGACTACGGGGTGGTATTTGGCCCCAAAGAAGTATTAGCTTTCAGAAAACCTTGGAATGGCGGTAGATGCGTATATATCGACAGTGATGCCTATTGGTTCCCAGACCGTCCCGGACAACTCACCATACTCAGCAAAGGAGGTACAGAATGACAAACGAAGACAAAATCTTAAAACGGCTTTGCGGCAATATTGCCGCAGGTCGTTTCAACTGGCGGAAATACTGCACACCGCAACTTTACTTCGGTTGGGAGATTTGTGTTACCCCTCTGCATTGCTCTTACGGACAGATAGGTTACACCGTTCATTTCCCTTATACCAATATACCGGAAGTGGAATACGATTGGGAAATGGGCAAACTGACCATTGACGGCGAGAAGTGGAAAAGTTATTTGCGGAACGAATAATAAATATCAATATGGCACAGAATTTTTATACCAAATGGCAGAACGCTATCCTTGCAGATGCAGGAGGCTATGTTTCAAAAGAGTATCGCAGTTTCCAGACAGCATTGGTACGTGAGATTTCCAAATATGCAACGGCGGTCGGTGCACAGGTGGCATCCAACTTAAAAGGACATTATGATACCTCATGTTTCATCGAGCGCAACGGCAAGTTCGTTTACATCAGTCACTCTTCCACGTTAGCC includes:
- a CDS encoding glutaminyl-peptide cyclotransferase, whose protein sequence is MTHHQLKYLLWSVVVGATLSLTACMKWDYGDAVEDFNATGAGLFITNEGNFQYGNASLSYYDPETKQVQNEVFFRANGMKLGDVAQSMTIYDNKGWVVVNNSHVIFAIDLNTFKEVGRIENLTSPRYIHFLSDEKAYVTQLWDNRIFIINPRTYEITGHIQVPDMTMESGSTEQMVQYGKYVYCNCWSYQNRIIKIDTETDQVVDELKIGIQPTSLVMDKYNKMWTITDGGYEGSPYGYEAPSLYRIDAETFTVEKQFKFKLGDWPSEVQLNGDRDKLYWINKDIWCMDVTASRVPVRPFLEYSGTIYYGLTVNPANGEVYIADAIDYQQQGMIYRYSLDGELIDEFYVGIIPGAFCWK
- a CDS encoding PKD-like domain-containing protein, whose protein sequence is MVIKNLFFFTLAVLFISCNRDEVVVAESGQAPVIELDSEDGIYAVKIGRELVIAPTYRYADHALFAWTIEGKLISTDPTLKYTWDESGEVFITLRVDNENGHAEEEVKVEVRDLLPPAINLYVPAKGLKVQKGIENTLTAVIAHRDLAGFKVEWVRAGVVVSTDTTYTFKENQVGVFPITITASNEDGETKKELEIEVVENMPYEVVFPAPSYEQSVSTRYTFAGRPVFLRPLLDYFENPQYRWSIDGKPVEGETGRVYKFTPSSAGEYRITVSVTEMQNSISVESAVTVVCVNGSESSGYRAASGASSAYSNRVYEYTPAPGQFINETNTGGFTGSESTREAAVEYASKRIAKQSYVSLGSFGGYIIVGFDHSIQNKGGYDFAIQGNAFDSSNEPGIVWVMQDVNGNGLPDDEWYELRGSETGKPTTIQDYEVTYFRPASDGSHTYWIDNLGNTGWVDFNAYHTQPYYYPLWITADSYTLYGTRLLPRNSQSPSTGYWSNSPYDWGYVDNCGSDMLAGDSYDGSGQKNGFKISNAMYHDGSPVNLQYIDFIKVQNGALAKSGVLGEISTEVFSFQDLNIK
- a CDS encoding DUF4465 domain-containing protein: MKKNFRFMAMAVVAMAATVFTGCSSDDDFLTPYEESAIQTRATPNPDGTTTITFDDFASSMMAMTTSYGANYYGNVGSYTQVKEIADPDGVFMSEINTVTNNYGTFNNFSCGGLALSKWNYRTNPSSAEGITITGDTIPSDWWYSYNNQMSVYDTTSVNGSNEGAGHSGNNFAVVYGYSDEYNTEWMAQPEFYLTGEYTLKGLWFCNSSYTYGVIMHGNKFGASGVATPLSAQVDAGGNHIGYFQVELECYDFAGNKLATYTKVLADYRNGKNENPVTTWTYWPINQAGVGFVKFNFSGSDTGEYGLNTPAYLCIDDIVFEN
- a CDS encoding TonB-dependent receptor plug domain-containing protein, with the protein product MKRLYLLFALAACLPTALFAQQTESKKRSGWHLTIPEVTVIGHRPMKEIGVQKTKFDSLALKENIALSMADILTFNSSVFVKSYGRATLSTVAFRGTSPSHTQVTWNGMRINNPMLGMTDFSTIPSYFIDQASLLHGTSSVNETGGGLGGLVKLGTAPEVAEGFNAQYVQGIGSFKTFDEFARFTYGSKRWHGSTRAVYSSSPNDYKYTNHDKKINIYDEDKNIIGQYHPVERNRSGAFKDLHLLQEVYYNTHKGDKLGLNAWYINSNRELPMLTTDYGDATDFENRQREQTFRSVLSWDHIKSNWKLGVKGGYIHTWMAYDYKREVAPDNWASMTRSRSKVNTFYGQAEGEYSPTKRWFFTANVSAHQHLVRSEDKNIILQDGGKAIVGYDKGRVELSGSVSAKWQPIDRLGMSVVLREEMYGSEWAPLIPAFFIDGIISPKGNVMLKASVSRNYRFPTLNDLYFLPGGNPNLRNEHGFSYDAGVSFEVGKENAYKLNGGVNWFDSYIDDWIIWLPTTKGFFSPRNVKKVHAYGIEVKANLAVQPAKDWLIDLNGSYSWTPSINEGEKMSPADQSVGKQLPYVPEHSASLTGRLSWRSWAFLYKWAFYSERFTMSSNDYTLTGHLPEYFMSNVSLEKNLFFKPVDVQLKFAVNNLFNEDYLSVLSRPMPGINFELFIGITPKFGKNKKKSVNTNL